Part of the Terriglobia bacterium genome, CGATTCTACCGACGACCGTAATCTGCCGCGGATTGCTTGTGAAGAATCCGTCTTCGAAATGACCGAACTCCGGATTATTGACCAGCAGGAAACTCCGGGTGGTGTTGTTCTGATTCGGATAGACATCGTTCAACAGGTCTCCGGTGAACTGCGGGTGGTTGAAGATATTGAAAATCTGCCCCGCAACTTCGAACCGCGTCTTCTCCGTGATACCGAAACGTTTCATCAACTGGAAGTCGACGTCATCTGTTCGGCGTAGCGGATAGGTGTTCCTTCCCGCGTTCGGGAAAGCCCCGAGTCCGGCCACTACATACCGCGCGTTGGAATGGTTCGCAACGTAAGCGACGATGCTGCGGTCGCCCGCTGCAACGGCCGCACCCGCAGCGTTGTATGGAGTGACATCGCTGCCGAGCAGAGCCTGGCCGCTGGTATTGACGACAGCCCGATCCCCAGCCGTGTCGTTGTTGAGATTGGAATCGACGCCGCTTTGAACGGTCGCGTACTCCGGCGACTGGAAGGTATATGAACCGGTGATGTTCCAGTTGCCGACGACATTCTTCAGCAACCAGCTGCCGTTCGAAAACGGCTTGAAGTCGTAGACAGGCGCAAACGTGAACCTGAGACGGCGATCCAGAGCCGAAGTCGACCAGTCGTTACGCATATTGCCGAAATCCTGGCCGCGGCGCGGCGTCAGTTCGGTACTGAACACTGTCGCGGTGGAATCGTCCAGTGCATGACTCCATGTGAAAGCGGCGGCGTAGGAGAAGTTGTTGGTGTACCGCTTGATCAGCTGAAGAGCCAAGCCGTTGTATTTGGAATTCCCGATGGGCTCGTAAGCCGTGATCGTGTTGGGGAATCCCGCTGCCGCATAGCTGTTGGAGCCATTCCCGCCGGTCATGGCGTTGAGCTGATCCTGCAGGCCACCCAGTGTCCGGGGCAGCGTTGCCAGAGTCGCAAGGCTCGGCATCGTGAAGTACGTCGGCAGGCCGTTCGTCGGAGTAATGTTCGAAATGCGATTGAGCTGATCCTGCACGAACAGGTGAACGCCCTTGGTGCCGAGGTAACGGGCTTCGATCGTGTAGTTGCTGCCGAAACTTCGCTGAATGCTGACGGTGTAATTGATCGAATACGGCCGGATCTGTTCGTTCGGCATGAACGATGCAACGGCCGCACGCGCCGCCACGGGATCGGTCGTGATCACGATCGCGTTGGAAGGCAGCAGGCCTCCATTCTTCAGGAAATTCGGCGTCTGCATGGTCAAGTCGACGTCATGCGTCTGCTGGAAGTACGCCGGCTTCGCGTTGATATTCAGGTTGTTGTACGTCAGATCGTAATTGAGGCTGAACCCGCCGCGCACGGCCCAATCGGTCCTGCCGCTGGGAGTCCAGGCAAATCCGATCTTCGGCGCCCAGTTCGTCTTCTGGGGCGTCGGTTCCGCAAACGTGATCAGTCCCGGCACATTCGCCGGAGCACTGAACTTCTGGTAACGCGTCAGAACCGGCACGGTCATGTATTCGTACCGCAGGCCGAGGTTCAACGTCAGGTTGGGCTTTACTCGAAAGTCGTCATTGACGTACATGCTATGGAAGAGATAACCCGCAGGCGTTCCTCCGGTGACTCCCACGCTGCGCTCACCCTCGCTATCCGGGCTCAGGTCATGCAGGTACAGATCGACCATCGTATAGTCATAGTCGCCGCGTTCACGCTGGATGAAAGAGTTGCTGGCGATCACGTCCAGGAACTGGTATCCGGCCTTGACCGTGTGCCTGGAAAACGTCTTGGTGAAATTCTCGTTCGCCTGAAGCTGCCCCTGAATGTATCCCTGTGGGGCGCTCGAGTCCGGACCGACCTGAAGATTCAGATCGTCGAACTGCAGGTTCGGGAACTGGTCGAGGCCGGGGAACGTGAAGTTCCCAACCGGGAAGTTATTGTTCTTCCTGCTGTAAGAAACCCGGAATTCGTTGAGCGCCGTCGCCGAGAAGGTGTGGAACTCTGAGATTGAAAAGAGGTGTCGATTGTCCGGAACCGGCGTATAGAAGACAGGCAACTGCGCGAATGTATCGATACTATTGTACCTGTTGTAGATATACCGGCCGCGGATCTTATCGGAATTGCTTGCGTCATAGTCGATGGAGGCCACGATATTTTGCTTATTGAAGAACGACGGACCCGAAACACTGATGGATCCCGTCGGAATCGCCACGCCACCGACCGTGATCGAAGGCGCGTTCGCAATGGGCGCGGGCGCCAGATACTTCGTCAGAATGCCGAGGTTCGTCGCGCTGATACCCGGCAACCCCGCGATCGTGGCAAAGCCTGCGGCCGTGGGGCCAACGATGGGCGAGCCCGGAACCGAAGCCTGGCCTTCCGGCGAATACTCGTAATCCCCGAAATAGAACAGCTTGTTCTTGATGATGGGACCGCCGACCGTTCCGCCCACGCGGTTGTAATCGAGACGGGGAATACGCACACCGGGTGCCGGGAATCCCTGTGCCGCCACTTTTCCGTCCAGGGCGTTCATGTTCCGGTTGTTGACGTACTCATACAAGGAACCGTGAATGTCGTTCGTGCCGCTCTGCGTGACGATGTTGAAAATGCCTCCGGAGGCGCCGCCGAACTCCGGGCTGAACTGGTTCTCGAGAATCGAGAACTGGGCGACGGCGTCGTTAGGCACGGTCACAGTCGGCCCCGTCACGTCATGACGGTTATTGTCCACGCCGTCGACAAAGAACGCGTTGTTCGTTTGCCTCTGGCCGCCGACCGACGGTCCTTCACCATAACCCATACCGCCGCTCTGCGTGACGCCGGGCGCCAGCAAACTCAAGTTCAATACGCCGGTGTCGTTGATGAAGTTGCCGGCCATCGGCTGATTGACCGCCTGATCCGCCTTGAAGGTGGTTTCCAATTGAGAGGTCGACGAGTCGATCAGCGGCGGCGCTTCACGCACGACGACATCTGCACTTACCGAAGACACCTGCATGGTGATGTTTTCGGTGGAGGTTCGATTCAATTCCACCTGCACATTCGCCAGTCTTTGCGGTGTCATCCCGCTCGCTGTAATGTTGACGTCATAGGTACCGACCGGGGCGTTGTTGATCCGGAACTCGCCGACGGAATTCGTCGTCGCCGTGTACACGATGCCGGTGGCCTTGTTCGTCGCCGCCACCATCGCGTTCGGAATCACGGCTTGAGTGGCATCCGTTACGGTGCCCAGGATGACGCCGTCGCTAGCCTGAGCGAACAGACCCGGCACCGCTCCGACGAGTCCGACTATCACCAACGCCACAAGCATCAATGATCTGGTTTTAGAAAACATTCACTGACCCTCCTTCTCGAGAGTTGAAAAGAGACATTACTAGTCATCGATCTATTGCAATTTTTTGAATAAAAGTCACCTGCGGCAGGCCAATTAGCGAACGTGTTCGACAGTTTCCAAAGTCTGCGCTTCAAGTGTTTCGCCCTGGTCGCGAGGGGGTGAGAGTTCAGGCGCTTGAACCGTTCTCGTTAAAATATTCAAGATAGAGCGTCTGGATGTCAACAATATCTTTATTTTAGGGGGTCAGACCCGACCCGTTAGGTAGGGATCGTGGTTTTCAAAATCACGATCCTGGTTTGACAAACCATGATCCTGTTTTCAAAATCACGATCCTGTCCTGCAAATCTTGAGCCTGGAAGGCCTTAAAGTGCTTAAATTTTGAGGGTTAGCCCGCCATCCACCGTCAAAACCTGGCCGGTGATGTAATTGTCCGGCTCCAGAAAGAGGAGGATGGCCCGGGCGACGTCCTGCGGACGACCGTAGCGGGGAATGGCCTTCTTCTCCACAAACGGATCGTATTTGCCGCTTTTGACGCTTTCCAAGGCCATTCCAGCGTTATTGACGCCGGGTGCGACCACATTGATGCGGATCTTCCACTGTTTCGCCAGGATGCGGGCTGTATGGGTCAAAGCGGCCTTCGGTGCCGCATAAACGGTGCTGCCGGGAAACGCCGCCACGGCCTGCATGGTGGAGATGAACACAATCGTCC contains:
- a CDS encoding carboxypeptidase regulatory-like domain-containing protein, producing MFSKTRSLMLVALVIVGLVGAVPGLFAQASDGVILGTVTDATQAVIPNAMVAATNKATGIVYTATTNSVGEFRINNAPVGTYDVNITASGMTPQRLANVQVELNRTSTENITMQVSSVSADVVVREAPPLIDSSTSQLETTFKADQAVNQPMAGNFINDTGVLNLSLLAPGVTQSGGMGYGEGPSVGGQRQTNNAFFVDGVDNNRHDVTGPTVTVPNDAVAQFSILENQFSPEFGGASGGIFNIVTQSGTNDIHGSLYEYVNNRNMNALDGKVAAQGFPAPGVRIPRLDYNRVGGTVGGPIIKNKLFYFGDYEYSPEGQASVPGSPIVGPTAAGFATIAGLPGISATNLGILTKYLAPAPIANAPSITVGGVAIPTGSISVSGPSFFNKQNIVASIDYDASNSDKIRGRYIYNRYNSIDTFAQLPVFYTPVPDNRHLFSISEFHTFSATALNEFRVSYSRKNNNFPVGNFTFPGLDQFPNLQFDDLNLQVGPDSSAPQGYIQGQLQANENFTKTFSRHTVKAGYQFLDVIASNSFIQRERGDYDYTMVDLYLHDLSPDSEGERSVGVTGGTPAGYLFHSMYVNDDFRVKPNLTLNLGLRYEYMTVPVLTRYQKFSAPANVPGLITFAEPTPQKTNWAPKIGFAWTPSGRTDWAVRGGFSLNYDLTYNNLNINAKPAYFQQTHDVDLTMQTPNFLKNGGLLPSNAIVITTDPVAARAAVASFMPNEQIRPYSINYTVSIQRSFGSNYTIEARYLGTKGVHLFVQDQLNRISNITPTNGLPTYFTMPSLATLATLPRTLGGLQDQLNAMTGGNGSNSYAAAGFPNTITAYEPIGNSKYNGLALQLIKRYTNNFSYAAAFTWSHALDDSTATVFSTELTPRRGQDFGNMRNDWSTSALDRRLRFTFAPVYDFKPFSNGSWLLKNVVGNWNITGSYTFQSPEYATVQSGVDSNLNNDTAGDRAVVNTSGQALLGSDVTPYNAAGAAVAAGDRSIVAYVANHSNARYVVAGLGAFPNAGRNTYPLRRTDDVDFQLMKRFGITEKTRFEVAGQIFNIFNHPQFTGDLLNDVYPNQNNTTRSFLLVNNPEFGHFEDGFFTSNPRQITVVGRIVF